The genome window TGTGGCGGGGCCGATGCGTGGGAGTCGCGGCCATTCGCCCATACGTCGCGAGTTCGGTCGCCGTTCATCGCACAACCGAGCCAGAGGCCCCAGGTCCCTGACTCGCGTTCTTCAAGGGGGAGAATTCTGATGAGGCAGGCAAGCCGTACCGCCCCGCTGAGGTTTCTACGTACGCCGGCACCGGGCGGTTGCGTGCCCGATAGGCGACCGGACGGTCCGCAGTACCGTCCGATGGTCGCCGTGTGGCGGCGGCTGGCGCTCGGTGCGGTCCGAGACCGCGGTCCTCACCTCATCGGCAAACTGTCCTAGGGGGAGTCGCGCGATGCGCATCCTCAACATTGTCGGCGCCAGGCCGAATCTTATGAAAATCGCCCCGCTGATGCGGGCCTACGCGGCGTATCCGGACATCCAGCCGCTCCTGGTCCACACCGGCCAGCATTACGACGAGCGGATGAGCGACCTGTTCTTCCGGCAACTGGAGATTCCCGAGCCGGATATCAACCTCGAAGTCGGCTCCGGGTCCCATGCGGCCCAGACGGCGGCCA of Planctomycetota bacterium contains these proteins:
- a CDS encoding UDP-N-acetylglucosamine 2-epimerase, which translates into the protein MRILNIVGARPNLMKIAPLMRAYAAYPDIQPLLVHTGQHYDERMSDLFFRQLEIPEPDINLEVGSGSHAAQTAA